A window of the Arenibacter algicola genome harbors these coding sequences:
- the rmuC gene encoding DNA recombination protein RmuC, with protein MNELLVYAVLALVGLAIGYFLGNYIQNLKTKSSQSALLEREQQLRTNLNVLEQKLLDAEEYKAQLQSEKEQLGNKIVRYQAEMENLDLKNREQKGEVEKLQEKFTKEFENLANKILDEKSTKFTEQNRENIKNILTPLQEKIILFEKKVEDSQKESVGMHSALKEQLANLQTQNLKITQEAENLTKALKGDSKMQGNWGELVLERVLEKSGLEKDREYTVQQSFTREDGSRVLPDVIINLPDGKKMIVDSKVSLTDYERYVNAEDELKEKFLKDHINSLRRHVDQLSAKKYEDLYEMESPDFVLMFVPIEPAFAIAINNDNNLYNKAFEQNIIIVTPSTLLATLRTIDTMWNNEKQQRNAIEIARQAGALYDKFEGFVGDLMKVGKKMDEAKSEYKGAMNKLVDGRGNIITSIEKLKKMGAKAKKSIPESLLKRAQDDDDDNEEPLTLL; from the coding sequence ATGAATGAATTGCTTGTATATGCAGTCCTTGCACTAGTAGGCCTTGCCATTGGATATTTTCTAGGTAATTATATCCAAAATCTAAAAACAAAATCCAGCCAAAGTGCCCTTTTGGAGCGGGAACAGCAATTGAGAACCAACCTCAACGTCCTGGAACAAAAACTATTGGATGCTGAGGAATACAAAGCGCAATTACAATCCGAAAAGGAACAATTGGGTAATAAAATAGTCCGCTATCAGGCGGAAATGGAGAATTTAGACCTAAAAAACAGGGAACAAAAAGGGGAAGTAGAAAAATTACAAGAAAAATTCACCAAGGAGTTCGAGAATTTGGCCAATAAGATATTGGATGAAAAGAGCACCAAATTCACCGAGCAGAACAGGGAGAACATTAAAAATATATTGACCCCCTTACAGGAAAAAATAATTCTTTTTGAAAAAAAGGTAGAGGACAGCCAAAAAGAAAGTGTGGGGATGCATTCTGCCTTAAAGGAACAATTGGCCAATCTTCAAACGCAAAATCTTAAAATAACCCAAGAAGCCGAAAATTTGACCAAAGCCCTAAAAGGCGACAGTAAGATGCAGGGCAATTGGGGCGAATTGGTTTTGGAACGAGTGCTTGAAAAATCGGGTCTGGAAAAAGATCGGGAATATACGGTACAACAAAGCTTTACCAGGGAAGACGGAAGTCGCGTGCTGCCCGATGTTATTATAAACCTGCCCGACGGCAAAAAGATGATCGTAGATTCCAAGGTTTCCCTAACGGATTATGAGCGATATGTAAATGCCGAGGATGAATTGAAGGAAAAATTTCTTAAAGATCATATCAATTCCCTGAGAAGGCATGTGGACCAACTATCTGCCAAGAAATACGAGGACCTTTACGAAATGGAGAGCCCAGATTTTGTACTGATGTTCGTCCCGATAGAACCTGCATTTGCCATTGCAATAAACAACGATAACAACCTGTACAACAAGGCATTTGAACAGAACATAATCATAGTTACCCCTTCTACCCTACTGGCTACCTTACGTACTATTGATACCATGTGGAACAATGAAAAACAACAGCGCAACGCCATTGAAATTGCACGACAGGCCGGAGCCTTATATGATAAATTTGAGGGTTTTGTTGGGGACTTGATGAAGGTGGGCAAAAAGATGGACGAAGCAAAATCCGAATATAAGGGAGCTATGAACAAATTGGTTGATGGCAGGGGAAATATCATTACCAGTATAGAAAAACTAAAGAAAATGGGGGCCAAAGCAAAGAAATCCATCCCCGAATCCCTACTTAAAAGAGCACAGGACGATGATGACGACAACGAAGAACCCTTAACCCTGCTTTAA
- a CDS encoding FecCD family ABC transporter permease: MLVCFMVNISLGSVSIPIQETLNAIIGKATKVDSWSYIIWNYRIPKAFTAILVGSGLALSGLLMQTLFRNPLAGPFVLGISAGASLGAALLILGSSLFTGIIAFGMVNDISLALASSIGSFLVLLAVMVVAAKVKDTMALLIIGLMFGSITTAVVSVLSYFSTAEKLQQYVYWSFGSIGNLSWNQLLLLLMIIAIGILISIFSIKPLNALLLGESYAKSLGVNMKRSRYSIIIATGLLAGGVTAFAGPIAFIGLAVPHLTRQIFNTTDHKILVPAVLIYGAILMLICDTIAQLPNSASVLPINAITSIIGAPVVIWLLLRKRKMIF; the protein is encoded by the coding sequence ATGCTGGTTTGTTTTATGGTGAACATCAGCTTAGGCTCCGTATCCATACCCATACAGGAAACATTGAATGCGATCATCGGAAAAGCTACCAAAGTGGATTCATGGAGCTATATTATTTGGAACTATCGAATTCCAAAAGCCTTTACAGCCATACTGGTAGGTAGTGGATTGGCCTTAAGTGGTCTATTGATGCAGACCTTATTTAGAAACCCTTTGGCCGGCCCCTTTGTCCTAGGCATAAGCGCCGGCGCAAGTTTAGGTGCCGCCCTCTTAATTTTAGGGTCCTCCCTATTCACCGGTATAATTGCCTTCGGCATGGTAAATGATATTTCCTTGGCACTGGCCTCCAGTATCGGGAGCTTTCTGGTGCTATTGGCGGTCATGGTTGTTGCGGCCAAGGTAAAGGATACTATGGCCCTTCTTATCATTGGTCTTATGTTCGGTAGCATTACCACTGCAGTGGTAAGCGTACTGTCTTATTTTTCCACGGCCGAAAAATTACAGCAATATGTTTACTGGTCTTTCGGAAGTATCGGGAATTTATCCTGGAACCAACTATTGTTGTTGTTAATGATTATAGCGATTGGAATTTTGATCAGTATTTTTTCCATAAAACCCCTGAACGCCCTATTATTGGGAGAAAGTTATGCCAAAAGTCTGGGTGTTAATATGAAACGATCCCGGTATTCCATAATTATTGCCACGGGATTATTGGCAGGTGGCGTAACTGCCTTTGCAGGCCCCATAGCTTTTATAGGCTTGGCTGTGCCGCATTTGACACGACAAATTTTCAACACCACCGATCATAAAATTTTGGTACCGGCCGTATTGATTTACGGCGCCATATTGATGCTGATCTGCGATACCATTGCCCAACTGCCCAATTCGGCCAGTGTTTTGCCCATCAACGCCATAACATCCATCATTGGGGCACCGGTAGTTATTTGGCTGCTACTTAGGAAAAGGAAAATGATTTTTTAA
- the pgl gene encoding 6-phosphogluconolactonase produces the protein MHINISPTKTEVAKNFSDYLEELIKDNKTTHIALSGGSTPKVVFDYMAEHYEEVDWSTVHLYWGDERCVPPTDSESNYKMTVDHLLSKINIPKDNIHRVLGEDLPELEAGRYGKVLEEELPIVDNIPQFDLVILGMGDDGHTASIFPHEIGLWDSPNNCEVAIHPDSGQRRITITGKLINNAKTVAFLVTGSSKAEKVRSIITKEEGHENYPASLVAPTSGELIWFLDEEAAAQIN, from the coding sequence ATGCATATTAATATATCGCCTACCAAAACGGAAGTTGCCAAAAACTTTTCCGATTATCTGGAAGAACTGATAAAAGATAATAAAACAACCCATATTGCCTTGTCCGGAGGTAGTACTCCTAAGGTGGTCTTTGATTATATGGCAGAGCATTATGAGGAGGTGGATTGGTCTACGGTTCATTTGTATTGGGGAGATGAACGTTGTGTTCCTCCTACCGATTCGGAAAGCAATTATAAAATGACGGTAGATCACTTGTTGTCCAAGATCAATATTCCTAAAGATAATATTCATCGAGTTCTTGGGGAAGACCTGCCGGAATTGGAGGCTGGAAGATATGGAAAGGTCTTGGAAGAGGAATTGCCCATAGTGGACAACATACCTCAATTTGACTTGGTGATCCTTGGCATGGGTGATGACGGACATACAGCATCAATATTCCCACATGAAATTGGCCTTTGGGACTCTCCTAATAACTGTGAAGTAGCGATTCATCCCGATTCGGGACAAAGAAGGATTACCATAACCGGTAAGCTGATCAACAACGCCAAGACGGTTGCGTTTTTGGTTACAGGGAGCAGTAAAGCAGAAAAGGTCAGGTCTATAATTACCAAAGAGGAAGGTCATGAGAATTACCCAGCTTCCTTGGTAGCGCCTACGTCAGGGGAATTAATTTGGTTTCTGGACGAGGAGGCCGCAGCCCAAATCAATTAA
- a CDS encoding acyl-CoA thioesterase: MDKFKTARQSRISITELMLPSHSNFGGKVHGGHILNLMDQIAFACASKHSRKYCVTASVNKVDFLNPIEVGELITLKASVNYTGRTSMVIGVRVESENVTTGKKKHCNSSYFTMVAKDADGRSTPVPGLIIEDEQGVRRFCRSIQRKKQAMSRSSQFESSQFKMNDHLKDLDNENVKINLDPA, encoded by the coding sequence ATGGACAAATTTAAAACTGCCAGACAATCCAGAATATCCATAACCGAGTTAATGCTGCCTTCACATTCCAATTTTGGTGGCAAGGTACACGGTGGCCACATATTAAACCTAATGGATCAAATAGCCTTTGCCTGCGCCTCAAAGCACTCTAGAAAATATTGTGTGACAGCTTCCGTGAACAAGGTGGATTTTTTGAATCCTATTGAAGTTGGGGAGTTGATTACACTTAAGGCTTCGGTAAATTATACTGGACGCACCTCTATGGTCATAGGCGTACGTGTGGAATCTGAAAATGTAACTACAGGTAAGAAGAAGCATTGCAATTCCTCTTATTTTACCATGGTCGCCAAAGATGCAGACGGACGGAGCACCCCTGTACCCGGCCTAATCATTGAAGACGAACAAGGGGTTCGTAGGTTTTGCCGTAGTATTCAACGGAAAAAACAGGCCATGTCCAGAAGCAGTCAATTTGAATCTTCCCAATTTAAAATGAATGACCACTTAAAGGATTTGGACAACGAAAATGTAAAAATTAATTTGGATCCCGCTTAA
- a CDS encoding ABC transporter ATP-binding protein, with product MNFSLVTGELAAIAGINGIGKSTLLRTLGNVQPKLSGSITLNNLPMEQHTIAELAAEISVVLTEPIASKNLTVLELISLGRQPYTNWIGTLTSVDRDQISMALDMVQISELKSKKCYELSDGQLQRVMIARAIAQDTQLILLDEPTTHLDIYHKVQILKLLKSIAHTTKKTILFTTHEIEIAIQLCDKMLILEKTQSTFGSPCELIQQKSFENLFPTDTITFDAQTGSFRVNK from the coding sequence ATTAATTTTTCCCTAGTTACAGGGGAACTTGCGGCAATTGCTGGCATTAACGGAATAGGAAAGTCTACCTTATTACGCACACTTGGCAACGTACAGCCTAAATTATCGGGCAGTATTACTTTGAACAATTTGCCTATGGAACAACATACTATAGCCGAACTGGCTGCTGAAATAAGTGTTGTTTTAACCGAACCTATCGCTTCCAAAAATTTGACGGTGTTGGAACTTATCAGTCTAGGTCGGCAGCCTTACACCAATTGGATAGGTACACTTACCTCGGTTGACAGAGATCAGATCTCAATGGCACTGGACATGGTCCAAATTTCAGAATTAAAGTCCAAAAAATGTTATGAACTAAGCGATGGACAATTGCAGCGTGTAATGATCGCCAGGGCCATAGCACAGGACACCCAGCTAATTTTACTGGACGAGCCTACAACACATTTGGATATATACCATAAGGTACAAATATTGAAATTGCTCAAATCGATTGCCCATACAACGAAAAAGACCATTCTCTTTACTACCCATGAAATTGAAATTGCCATTCAGTTGTGCGACAAAATGTTGATATTGGAAAAAACCCAGAGCACCTTTGGCTCCCCTTGCGAATTGATACAACAAAAAAGTTTTGAAAATCTGTTCCCTACAGACACCATTACTTTCGATGCCCAAACAGGTTCTTTTAGAGTTAATAAGTAA